A region of the Mycobacterium sp. NBC_00419 genome:
CCTGCTCGAGTTCGCCTGCTGGACAAAAGAATTCGTCGAGGGTGACGCGACGACGGTGCCCAAGACCGCAGCCGATCGCCGGCCGCGGATGCACGCCGCGCCCTAGTCGCCGAACAGCCGCGGATCCCCGACCTCGTCGATCATCGCGGTGATCTGGTCGACGAGCTCAGCCGCCGACAGACCGACGTCACCGGCCAGCCACGCGCTGATGGTCTGCCCCACGCCGCCGACGACGAAGTACGCGAACGCCTTGATCCGATCGTTGGCCGGGCGATGCAGCGTCGCCTGCACGTGCTGACCCGACAACACCGCGAACAGCGGACCCAACTCCTGGCGCTTACGCACCACGGTGGAGTTGGACAGCTGGGCGCTGAACAGCAGCCGGCCCAGGCGGGGGTTGTGCTCGATGCTGTGCACGATGTGGGCGAT
Encoded here:
- a CDS encoding TetR/AcrR family transcriptional regulator; this encodes MTQARPYGGVDAADRLARRRASLLQAGMELLGGDADPAELTVRGICRQAGVATRYFYESFADKDEFVAAVFDWAVAELAATTQAAVAAAPQAEQNRAGIAHIVHSIEHNPRLGRLLFSAQLSNSTVVRKRQELGPLFAVLSGQHVQATLHRPANDRIKAFAYFVVGGVGQTISAWLAGDVGLSAAELVDQITAMIDEVGDPRLFGD